From Brochothrix thermosphacta DSM 20171 = FSL F6-1036, a single genomic window includes:
- the dcm gene encoding DNA (cytosine-5-)-methyltransferase: MKNKNINVLELFAGVGGFRIGLEKANKQVFKTLWANQWEPSKKAQDAFTCYSNHFPKSTNLNEDISTISDDRFKEMNADMIVGGFPCQDYSVARSLSGGMGIQGKKGVLFWEIMRATEVIKPKFLLLENVDRLLKSPVAQRGRDFAIMLSAFNKLGYSVEWRVINAAEYGQAQRRRRVFIFAYRNDITFADQFKSFTDEELIYQSGIFAKEFPIENEPYKKRHVEGTLSNDIVEVSESFSSSVFNTGIMRNGKFTSIDTIAISETPTTLGEILQPAETVDEKYYLNETEIEKFTYLRGAKKIERTAASGHKYIFSEGGMSETDDLQKPGRTMLTSEGSKNRSTHLIKVDDRYRILTPIECEALNGFPANWTDSMSERMRYFCMGNALVTGIIERIGKQIVKLNE; encoded by the coding sequence ATGAAGAATAAAAATATAAATGTACTAGAATTATTTGCTGGTGTTGGTGGATTCCGAATCGGCTTAGAAAAGGCAAATAAACAAGTTTTTAAAACACTATGGGCTAACCAATGGGAACCTTCAAAAAAAGCACAAGATGCTTTTACTTGCTACAGTAATCATTTCCCTAAAAGTACTAACTTAAATGAAGATATCTCAACTATCTCAGATGATAGATTTAAAGAAATGAATGCTGATATGATTGTTGGGGGATTTCCTTGTCAAGATTATTCTGTTGCTAGAAGTTTATCTGGTGGTATGGGTATTCAAGGTAAAAAAGGCGTTCTTTTTTGGGAAATTATGAGAGCGACTGAAGTAATCAAACCAAAATTTTTGCTACTCGAAAATGTTGATCGTTTATTAAAATCACCAGTAGCACAACGTGGACGTGACTTTGCAATTATGCTGTCAGCTTTTAACAAGTTAGGTTATTCTGTCGAATGGCGAGTTATCAATGCTGCTGAATACGGTCAAGCACAGCGTAGACGTCGTGTTTTCATTTTTGCATACCGCAATGATATTACTTTTGCAGATCAGTTTAAATCGTTTACAGATGAAGAATTAATATATCAATCGGGTATTTTTGCAAAAGAGTTCCCCATTGAAAACGAACCTTATAAAAAAAGACATGTTGAGGGTACACTCTCAAATGATATCGTTGAAGTTTCCGAGTCATTTTCTTCTAGTGTTTTTAATACAGGTATTATGCGAAACGGAAAATTCACTTCTATTGATACTATCGCAATTAGTGAAACACCAACAACACTTGGTGAAATACTCCAACCTGCAGAAACTGTTGATGAAAAGTATTATTTGAATGAAACAGAAATTGAAAAATTCACTTACCTTCGAGGAGCAAAGAAAATCGAACGAACTGCTGCAAGTGGACATAAATATATCTTCTCTGAGGGTGGCATGTCTGAAACTGATGATTTACAAAAACCTGGACGTACAATGCTAACAAGTGAAGGTTCTAAAAATCGTAGCACACACCTTATTAAGGTTGATGATAGATACCGTATACTAACACCAATCGAATGTGAAGCTTTAAACGGTTTTCCTGCAAATTGGACAGATTCAATGTCTGAACGCATGCGCTACTTCTGTATGGGTAACGCTTTAGTTACTGGTATTATTGAACGTATTGGAAAACAAATAGTCAAGTTAAATGAATGA
- a CDS encoding Sau3AI family type II restriction endonuclease, protein MFKYGPEITEQQLLEHSLLLEGKLINQIGNQDEVNIWLGNTKNKGALGNAIQACYFGVPANSIKGADFNFHNIELKVTPVKKVKPSKRNNMITLAAKERLVLTIINYMEDWKYPFETSPLIKKSNEMLLIFYLHELDTEIRDMKILKSQKFTIPLEDWPTIREDYEIITNKIKAGLAHELSESDTIYLSACTKGAGKGKDFRQQPFSEIKAKQRAFSFKNSYMTNYFNSIYDPSYIESLSIHKSESLTQYIDNKFMPFENMNIEQVTKQLNYLPSTTIDTDKGFLPRLSAKILDVKDTNLNNLEQFQKANIKFKTIRLRKDKANNQDMSFPNIDFEEILNVPFEDSSWNELFAETKYLFVLFEETAEGTFFRKSLLWNMSHKDLVNLEKLYNHLKQMLLDKTIEINIIEKNGREYWQDNTPKKAFIPNIHIRTKGTKQHSTTILPDGRLIKKKCLFLNKEYIHSLFN, encoded by the coding sequence ATGTTTAAATATGGACCTGAGATTACTGAGCAGCAATTACTTGAACACTCACTGTTACTTGAAGGCAAGCTGATCAATCAAATTGGAAATCAAGACGAAGTTAATATCTGGTTAGGTAATACTAAAAACAAAGGAGCTCTAGGTAACGCTATTCAGGCTTGTTACTTTGGTGTACCCGCAAACTCTATTAAAGGCGCAGACTTCAATTTTCATAATATTGAATTGAAAGTAACACCTGTTAAGAAAGTAAAACCCTCTAAACGTAATAATATGATAACTTTAGCAGCTAAAGAACGTTTAGTTCTAACCATTATTAACTATATGGAGGATTGGAAATATCCATTTGAAACAAGTCCACTTATTAAGAAATCAAATGAAATGTTACTTATTTTTTATCTCCATGAATTAGACACTGAAATTCGTGATATGAAAATTTTAAAGTCTCAAAAATTCACTATTCCGTTAGAAGATTGGCCTACAATTAGAGAAGATTATGAGATCATCACAAATAAAATTAAAGCTGGCTTAGCTCATGAACTTTCTGAGAGTGATACAATCTATCTATCTGCTTGTACAAAAGGTGCAGGTAAAGGAAAAGATTTTAGACAACAGCCTTTTTCTGAAATTAAAGCAAAACAACGTGCATTTTCATTCAAAAATAGCTACATGACAAACTATTTCAACTCTATTTATGACCCTAGCTATATTGAATCACTTTCTATACATAAGTCGGAATCATTAACTCAATACATAGATAATAAATTTATGCCTTTTGAGAACATGAATATTGAACAGGTTACTAAACAACTTAACTATCTCCCAAGTACTACCATTGATACAGATAAAGGTTTCTTACCTAGACTTTCTGCAAAAATATTAGATGTGAAAGATACAAATTTAAATAACTTAGAACAATTTCAGAAAGCCAATATCAAATTTAAAACGATTCGCTTAAGAAAAGATAAGGCAAATAATCAAGATATGTCTTTCCCTAATATTGATTTTGAAGAAATACTAAATGTGCCATTTGAGGATTCTAGCTGGAATGAGCTATTTGCTGAAACTAAATATCTCTTTGTATTATTTGAAGAAACTGCTGAAGGTACTTTTTTCAGAAAGTCTTTACTATGGAATATGTCACATAAAGATTTAGTGAATCTTGAGAAGCTATATAATCACCTCAAACAAATGTTGCTTGATAAAACGATTGAAATTAATATTATTGAAAAAAACGGTAGAGAATATTGGCAAGATAATACACCCAAGAAAGCTTTTATTCCAAATATTCATATACGAACAAAGGGTACTAAACAACACTCAACTACCATCTTACCTGATGGACGGCTAATTAAGAAAAAATGTTTGTTCTTAAATAAAGAGTATATTCATTCGCTATTCAATTAA
- a CDS encoding HdeD family acid-resistance protein, with amino-acid sequence MSTATKGFDWKDLLIGILYIVAAIALFNRPGAALGVLVIWLGILAIIKGVNNFIRYTKVKKVTGFNATILIIAGVLDILIGFVLLFNLNSGIVVIGVVFAFWVIVDSIAHILNAGFFKARNKGMYWLSLIFNVLCLVIGISLLFNPIVSALTVPLIIAFYFLLHGIEEVFSAFVK; translated from the coding sequence ATGTCAACAGCAACAAAAGGATTTGATTGGAAAGACTTGTTAATTGGAATACTTTATATCGTCGCAGCTATCGCATTGTTCAACAGACCAGGTGCAGCACTCGGAGTACTTGTTATTTGGTTAGGTATACTAGCAATTATAAAAGGTGTTAATAATTTTATTAGATACACTAAAGTTAAAAAAGTTACTGGATTTAATGCAACGATTTTAATCATTGCAGGTGTACTTGATATCCTTATCGGATTTGTGTTGTTATTCAACTTGAATTCAGGTATCGTTGTCATCGGAGTCGTGTTTGCTTTCTGGGTAATCGTTGATTCAATTGCTCATATTTTAAATGCAGGATTCTTTAAAGCACGTAATAAAGGTATGTATTGGTTATCACTTATTTTTAATGTTTTATGCCTCGTAATCGGTATATCATTGTTATTTAACCCAATCGTATCAGCATTGACAGTACCATTAATCATTGCATTTTACTTCTTGTTACATGGAATTGAAGAAGTATTCTCAGCATTTGTTAAATAG
- a CDS encoding VanZ family protein, producing MNKRLLLVFITVFIGLFFIMLWLYGHLLFDRLLSYVPQEYMWVIESEVFSLLFLILTALYITLLCYQIYQKKLSKVFFYVSMTLYFPLLIFLLFFKSIGVQGYSFNPLAFIVDILDGQAFEVFANIIFFIPLGIILSLFKVSSKKAVLFSVLFIVVVESSQYIFKLGFFDVADIITNLLGITIGYVSFKKIKL from the coding sequence TTGAATAAACGTTTATTGTTAGTATTCATTACCGTATTTATTGGTTTGTTTTTTATTATGTTATGGCTATACGGTCATCTACTATTTGATCGATTATTATCCTATGTACCACAAGAGTATATGTGGGTAATTGAAAGCGAAGTTTTTTCCTTGCTATTTTTAATACTGACAGCCTTATATATCACATTGCTTTGTTATCAAATTTATCAAAAAAAGCTATCTAAAGTCTTTTTTTATGTAAGTATGACACTCTATTTTCCGCTGTTGATTTTCCTGCTGTTTTTCAAAAGTATTGGCGTTCAAGGATATTCTTTTAATCCACTCGCTTTTATAGTTGATATTTTGGATGGGCAAGCTTTTGAGGTGTTTGCAAATATTATCTTTTTTATCCCCCTCGGAATCATACTCTCTTTATTTAAAGTAAGTTCGAAAAAAGCAGTCCTTTTCTCAGTTCTTTTTATTGTTGTAGTTGAGAGCAGTCAGTATATTTTTAAATTAGGTTTTTTCGATGTTGCAGATATAATAACAAATTTGTTGGGTATCACAATTGGATATGTATCTTTTAAGAAGATAAAGCTTTAA
- a CDS encoding helix-turn-helix domain containing protein, producing the protein MKNILENHLARKLILIELLYNKKKYIQIEDAIEILDCSKNTLLKDILEINNYFYIIEFEKNKGFFFNKERGINFNFIYCKLLTESMSVQLLFNILTGEVTITDISHDMFVSESKVRKIVSRWNCYINSRNFSFEISVEKNKLILEGNETEIRLFCHYMLLELNYSNIFEPETSDSQLYSVFKANVLAQYENVIPLDEYELRKMYYFMLTSLYRIKNGHTDNNRTYKKMDLKTDSNMFRELNRLVIGEFNLELNEQLMNQIIHHSFLNGIYQNLSTSQIEKKRKYEHFIDTILDYFPKSTITSEKREKISKKLALILLYSRNVLYFLIDHNDDVYKYHVQQYHEFFNVINTIADNDKIYFTSKENKQFFLIQLVYTLNSELGMVKYTMSQPTVAIYAFATLEEKNGLRNVVKMFFGDRIKVLVIADLDDKSTDIVITNYVLPSKSEGIMIHYPGKVTLDWLYDLAGKLEIIERKYHNVFSVI; encoded by the coding sequence GTGAAAAATATATTAGAAAATCACCTTGCACGAAAATTGATATTAATAGAGCTGCTTTATAATAAGAAAAAATACATTCAGATCGAGGATGCAATAGAAATATTAGACTGTTCTAAAAATACTTTATTGAAGGACATTTTGGAAATTAATAATTATTTCTATATAATAGAATTCGAAAAGAATAAAGGCTTTTTTTTTAACAAAGAAAGAGGAATCAATTTCAATTTTATTTATTGTAAATTATTAACTGAGTCAATGTCAGTACAACTCTTATTTAATATATTGACAGGTGAAGTGACAATAACTGATATTTCTCATGACATGTTTGTGTCTGAATCTAAAGTTAGAAAAATTGTAAGTAGATGGAATTGTTATATAAATAGTCGTAATTTTTCTTTTGAAATATCGGTTGAAAAAAACAAATTAATATTGGAAGGTAATGAAACAGAAATTAGGTTGTTTTGCCATTATATGTTGTTAGAATTAAATTATTCTAATATATTTGAACCTGAAACTTCCGATTCGCAATTATATTCAGTATTTAAAGCAAACGTTTTAGCACAATATGAAAATGTTATTCCTTTAGATGAATATGAATTAAGGAAAATGTACTATTTTATGTTAACATCTTTGTATCGCATAAAAAATGGGCATACAGACAATAATCGAACGTATAAAAAAATGGATTTGAAGACTGATTCTAATATGTTTCGTGAATTAAACAGGCTAGTGATTGGCGAATTCAACTTAGAATTAAATGAACAGTTAATGAATCAAATCATTCATCACTCGTTCTTGAATGGTATATATCAAAATTTGTCAACTTCACAAATAGAAAAAAAGCGTAAATATGAACATTTTATTGATACTATACTCGATTATTTTCCTAAATCGACGATTACTAGTGAAAAGAGGGAAAAAATTTCGAAAAAACTAGCTTTAATTTTACTTTATTCTAGAAACGTGTTGTATTTTTTGATTGATCACAACGATGATGTGTATAAATACCATGTTCAGCAATACCATGAATTTTTCAATGTCATCAATACAATCGCTGATAACGATAAAATATATTTTACATCTAAGGAAAATAAACAATTTTTCCTTATTCAACTTGTCTATACTTTAAATTCTGAATTAGGTATGGTGAAGTATACAATGTCACAACCGACTGTTGCAATATATGCATTTGCTACATTAGAAGAAAAAAACGGCTTAAGGAATGTAGTGAAGATGTTTTTTGGGGATAGAATTAAAGTGTTGGTCATAGCAGATTTAGATGATAAGTCAACGGATATTGTCATAACAAATTATGTATTACCGAGCAAAAGCGAGGGGATAATGATCCATTATCCGGGAAAAGTGACCTTAGATTGGTTATACGATTTAGCAGGTAAATTGGAGATAATCGAACGTAAATATCACAATGTTTTTTCAGTAATATAG
- a CDS encoding helix-turn-helix domain-containing protein produces MKNVLENHLARKLLLIEELYNKKKYLQLDEAAELLCCSKNTLSKDIMEINKKFYVIEYEKTKGLSFNKNKGVNFNYLYGYLLTESTSVQLLKQIIIEEPTITDIAYDIFISESKVRKLIGKWNEYLKGRNFSFKIIIDKNKLILAGNETDIRLFCHYMFFGLNYTDIYDQTTSDSLLYRLYKENIKKQYSSKCNIGDYELTKAYYFMITALYRIKNGHYDNVFEDYHPFKVSFSSTLYRNLETKITQVFNVEVDTKLVNQIIHHSYFKEYNQELAPIKLEVKEKYERFVQNIIDCIPNLILTEETTRKIKESLLLILLHSPQIKYFLVDHNINVYNVHFKQYRNFFMIINDLAEQEGNIFKSEEIRRAFFIKLVYTLNAEICIAKYTLTRPCIAIYSFGTADVKKALKSLIQMFFGERIGILITDNLEGKTEEADLIITNYLLPTSYEDKTIYFPENVTLEWLFSLDEELKKFKYKYHGVFGYKKEQFESTEPLKWLEH; encoded by the coding sequence ATGAAAAATGTACTAGAAAATCATCTAGCTCGAAAGTTACTTTTGATTGAGGAACTTTATAATAAGAAAAAATACCTTCAACTCGATGAAGCTGCTGAGTTATTGTGTTGCTCAAAAAACACTTTATCAAAAGATATAATGGAAATTAATAAAAAATTTTATGTGATTGAGTATGAGAAAACAAAAGGCCTTTCTTTTAATAAAAATAAAGGTGTGAATTTCAATTATCTATATGGTTATCTATTAACTGAATCTACCTCTGTTCAATTATTAAAACAAATTATAATTGAAGAACCGACGATAACAGACATCGCTTACGATATTTTTATATCTGAGTCTAAAGTTAGAAAATTAATTGGTAAATGGAATGAGTATTTAAAAGGCCGAAACTTTTCTTTCAAAATAATCATTGATAAGAATAAATTAATACTTGCTGGAAATGAGACAGATATAAGACTTTTTTGCCACTATATGTTCTTTGGATTAAATTATACGGATATTTATGATCAAACGACCTCTGATTCGCTGTTATATCGATTATATAAGGAAAATATAAAAAAACAGTACAGTAGTAAGTGTAACATCGGGGATTATGAATTAACAAAAGCCTATTATTTTATGATTACAGCTCTATATCGTATTAAAAATGGTCACTATGACAATGTTTTTGAGGACTATCATCCATTTAAGGTAAGCTTTAGCTCAACCTTATATCGTAATTTAGAAACTAAAATAACACAGGTATTTAATGTGGAAGTTGATACTAAGCTAGTTAACCAAATTATTCATCATTCGTATTTTAAAGAGTATAATCAAGAATTGGCTCCAATTAAGTTGGAGGTAAAAGAAAAATATGAGCGTTTTGTTCAGAATATTATCGATTGTATTCCAAACCTCATTTTGACTGAGGAAACGACACGGAAAATCAAAGAAAGTTTACTACTAATATTACTTCATTCACCACAAATTAAGTATTTTTTAGTTGATCATAATATTAATGTTTACAACGTACATTTTAAACAGTATCGTAATTTTTTTATGATTATTAACGATTTAGCAGAACAAGAAGGTAATATCTTTAAGTCAGAAGAAATTAGAAGAGCTTTTTTTATTAAACTAGTTTACACTTTAAATGCTGAAATATGTATTGCTAAATATACTTTAACGAGACCTTGTATTGCAATCTATTCCTTTGGAACAGCTGACGTTAAAAAAGCGTTAAAAAGTTTAATTCAAATGTTTTTTGGTGAGAGAATAGGTATCTTAATCACTGATAATTTGGAAGGGAAAACAGAAGAAGCAGATTTGATTATTACAAATTATTTATTGCCCACATCATATGAAGATAAAACGATTTACTTCCCGGAAAATGTTACGTTAGAGTGGTTATTTAGTTTGGATGAAGAATTGAAAAAATTCAAATATAAATATCATGGTGTATTTGGTTATAAAAAAGAACAGTTTGAAAGTACAGAACCATTAAAATGGTTGGAACATTGA
- a CDS encoding ABC transporter permease: MMRIKALIWLRTNIIWSNKNMLILIAMPFMMSIFYGKWMVIPEEQRLAILLMCLAMSFAFSAGNMVVNFIAEEKEKNNLRALMLAGINSFEYISATLFFPVIIGLFALVTVPQLTGTAKYLKGNIGPYMLLGLMTMLVVILLNLMIAIASKTQTQAQITALPITLMTTFLPMVAGINPVLQVINNYTFMGDFTLFFNNLSIGKVSQSPPYVSCTWLVFLIIINVFLFKRNQRQHIK, encoded by the coding sequence ATGATGAGAATTAAAGCACTTATTTGGTTACGTACCAACATAATATGGAGTAATAAAAACATGCTGATATTGATAGCTATGCCTTTTATGATGAGTATTTTTTACGGTAAATGGATGGTAATTCCTGAAGAGCAACGTTTAGCAATTTTACTGATGTGTTTAGCGATGAGTTTTGCTTTTTCTGCAGGTAATATGGTCGTTAATTTTATCGCTGAAGAGAAAGAAAAAAACAATTTGAGAGCATTGATGCTTGCAGGTATAAATAGTTTTGAATATATCTCTGCAACGCTGTTTTTCCCAGTTATTATAGGCCTTTTCGCCTTAGTTACAGTGCCGCAATTAACAGGGACTGCTAAATATTTAAAAGGTAATATAGGTCCTTATATGCTGTTAGGACTAATGACAATGTTAGTGGTTATTTTATTGAATTTAATGATAGCTATTGCATCAAAAACACAAACACAAGCGCAAATAACGGCATTACCGATTACTTTGATGACTACTTTTTTGCCAATGGTAGCAGGTATTAATCCAGTTCTTCAAGTGATCAACAACTATACTTTTATGGGTGATTTCACCTTATTCTTCAATAATCTCTCAATAGGAAAAGTATCACAATCACCGCCTTATGTTAGTTGTACATGGTTGGTTTTTTTAATAATAATCAATGTCTTTTTATTTAAAAGAAATCAACGTCAACATATTAAATAG
- a CDS encoding ABC transporter ATP-binding protein, whose product MTYEIVSMKKVNKKFSGKTALENISFSILKGEIFGFLGPSGSGKTTTINILTGQLAQDSGEAYLLGKAVSELGRNEFSNMGIVSDTSGFYEKMTVYKNLLIYAKLHGVLAIEITNLLQNVGLLQHQNKLASELSTGMRQRMLLARAMINRPHILFLDEPTSGLDPYTSKKIHQLLLELQKQGTTIFLTTHDMEEATLLCNEIVLLNKGILIESGNPKELIAKYTQESLVIITNDVGKQTTVRFKKESLDKYCLDDTFSIHSCEPTLSQIFIRLTGDK is encoded by the coding sequence ATGACTTATGAAATTGTGTCTATGAAAAAAGTCAATAAGAAATTCTCTGGAAAAACGGCATTAGAAAATATCAGTTTTAGTATTTTAAAAGGAGAAATTTTCGGCTTTTTAGGCCCCTCAGGTTCAGGTAAAACAACAACAATTAATATTTTGACTGGGCAACTGGCACAAGATTCAGGAGAGGCATATTTGTTAGGCAAAGCGGTTTCTGAACTTGGAAGAAATGAATTTTCTAATATGGGAATTGTCAGTGATACCAGTGGTTTTTATGAAAAAATGACAGTGTATAAAAACTTATTAATTTACGCTAAACTTCATGGTGTTTTAGCGATTGAAATCACAAATTTATTACAGAATGTTGGTTTATTACAGCACCAAAATAAATTAGCTTCAGAACTCTCTACTGGTATGCGACAACGAATGTTATTAGCACGGGCGATGATTAATCGTCCACACATTTTATTTTTAGATGAGCCAACGAGTGGCTTAGATCCTTATACATCAAAAAAAATCCATCAACTACTATTAGAGCTACAAAAGCAGGGAACGACTATTTTTTTAACAACACATGATATGGAAGAAGCAACATTATTATGTAATGAAATAGTATTACTCAACAAGGGTATCCTGATTGAATCAGGTAATCCTAAAGAGCTTATAGCAAAATACACGCAAGAAAGTCTTGTTATTATTACAAATGATGTCGGTAAACAAACGACGGTGCGCTTTAAAAAAGAAAGCCTTGATAAATACTGTTTAGATGACACTTTTTCAATACACTCCTGTGAACCGACATTATCACAAATTTTTATTCGACTGACTGGAGATAAATAA
- a CDS encoding ABC transporter permease — MTIKDLLISAMKNILQHKTRTILTIIAILIGTFTISLTIGINVGVNKYLDDQLGNIGGENNLTIARKTDNGLNIDNSEPVEYKDGTSQAATLTEKDINKIKKVTNIIEVTPIQTPIIEYAKSGDGKKYLLPVSTAINGISNTMQAGNMVDMSAKENQIIIAPEYVKTLGLKSNKKAVGKKIKLAITSQVDESEKIIEAKVVGVLTKSLIQGGQSRVNKQLADQILAINNKGVPAKIKNSYQFLTVEVKPSTDAQTMKTVKKDLDKLGFMSQTVEDSVGIIYTVINAVTGVLTLFGMLSLFAACFGIINTLYMSVQERTREIGLMKALGMSKRKIFILFSFEAILIGFLGSLLGIVSAQLLGSGINSIASSGFLEELSGLKLVDISLMTASIISLSIMLVAFIAGTFPAKKAAKLDPIIALRHE, encoded by the coding sequence ATGACAATTAAAGATCTGCTTATATCAGCAATGAAAAATATCCTACAACATAAAACCCGTACCATTTTAACAATTATTGCGATTTTAATTGGGACGTTTACAATCTCTTTAACAATCGGTATTAATGTGGGTGTTAATAAATACCTGGATGATCAACTAGGCAATATCGGTGGTGAGAATAATCTAACCATTGCACGTAAAACAGATAATGGATTAAATATTGATAACAGTGAGCCAGTTGAATATAAAGATGGTACGTCTCAAGCTGCGACACTAACAGAAAAAGACATCAATAAAATAAAGAAGGTAACAAATATCATTGAAGTAACTCCAATCCAAACCCCAATCATTGAATATGCAAAAAGTGGGGATGGAAAAAAATATCTTTTGCCAGTATCGACTGCAATTAATGGTATTTCAAATACAATGCAAGCAGGAAACATGGTAGATATGTCAGCAAAAGAAAATCAAATAATTATAGCACCAGAATATGTGAAAACATTAGGCTTAAAATCAAATAAGAAAGCCGTGGGCAAAAAAATAAAATTGGCCATTACTTCTCAAGTTGATGAATCTGAAAAAATAATTGAAGCAAAGGTTGTCGGCGTATTAACAAAAAGCCTCATTCAAGGTGGACAATCGCGTGTCAATAAACAGTTAGCAGATCAGATTTTGGCTATTAATAATAAGGGCGTTCCGGCGAAAATTAAAAATAGTTATCAATTTTTAACTGTGGAAGTAAAACCAAGTACGGATGCTCAAACGATGAAAACAGTCAAAAAAGATCTGGATAAATTAGGCTTTATGTCACAAACAGTGGAGGATTCAGTTGGGATTATTTATACAGTAATTAATGCAGTTACGGGTGTATTAACTTTATTTGGTATGTTATCGCTTTTTGCAGCTTGTTTCGGTATTATCAATACACTCTATATGTCAGTACAAGAACGAACACGGGAAATCGGTTTAATGAAAGCTTTAGGAATGAGTAAACGAAAGATTTTTATTCTGTTTAGCTTTGAAGCAATTTTAATTGGTTTCTTAGGTTCATTATTGGGAATTGTGAGCGCGCAATTATTAGGTAGTGGCATCAACTCCATTGCATCTAGCGGTTTTTTAGAAGAGTTATCAGGATTGAAATTAGTTGATATTAGTCTAATGACTGCGAGTATCATTTCATTATCAATTATGCTGGTAGCATTTATTGCAGGGACTTTCCCAGCTAAAAAAGCAGCCAAATTAGATCCGATTATCGCTTTGCGACATGAATAA
- a CDS encoding ABC transporter ATP-binding protein, translating into MNQIRNEQFGFVFQQFFMKPKDTVLNNVLLPLQIASESYKLSAKQRKIKVLEALEAVDLKEKALSRAADLSGGQKQRVCIARALVNNPGVIFADEPTGNLDSKTSDKIQTLLFDINKAKGITLVVVTHDDDFAKKFDRQFYLQDGEIIKEYSNDN; encoded by the coding sequence GTGAATCAAATTCGTAATGAACAATTCGGTTTTGTTTTCCAACAGTTTTTTATGAAACCAAAAGATACCGTACTAAACAATGTGCTGTTACCATTACAGATTGCTAGTGAATCTTATAAACTATCAGCAAAACAACGTAAAATCAAAGTTCTGGAAGCTCTAGAAGCCGTAGATTTAAAAGAAAAAGCATTAAGTCGTGCAGCAGATTTATCAGGTGGGCAAAAGCAGCGTGTGTGTATCGCCCGCGCACTGGTTAATAATCCGGGTGTTATATTTGCTGATGAACCCACAGGTAACTTAGATAGCAAGACAAGCGATAAAATTCAAACATTATTGTTTGATATAAATAAAGCTAAAGGAATAACCTTAGTAGTTGTAACACACGATGATGATTTTGCAAAAAAATTCGATCGCCAATTTTATTTACAAGATGGTGAAATTATAAAGGAGTACAGCAATGACAATTAA
- a CDS encoding ATP-binding cassette domain-containing protein → MMNFIELKNINKSYGKNQQYKVLKGINLTIQQGESVAIVGKSGSGKSTLMHILALLDIPTSGSIVLNSMEIEALKEKK, encoded by the coding sequence ATGATGAATTTTATTGAACTTAAGAACATTAATAAATCTTATGGTAAAAATCAGCAATATAAAGTATTAAAAGGAATCAATTTAACGATTCAACAAGGGGAATCTGTTGCAATTGTTGGGAAAAGTGGTTCTGGTAAATCAACGCTGATGCACATACTTGCGTTGCTTGATATTCCAACCTCAGGATCCATTGTGCTAAATAGTATGGAAATCGAAGCATTAAAAGAAAAAAAGTGA